The Hyphomicrobium sp. MC1 genome window below encodes:
- a CDS encoding chemotaxis response regulator protein-glutamate methylesterase, translating into MKKVKVLVVDDSSTMRGLIATALTKDPDIEVVGQAEDPIQARQAIKALNPDVITLDVEMPNMNGLDFLEKIMRLRPMPVIMVSTLTGRGADETIQALEIGAVDCIEKPRPGNEHSFEELPYKVKIAASARVRPLVKSDIHAPEASNARAPHESYQPDGRIVAIGASTGGVEALMALLSQFPENCPPTVITQHMPPTFTRSFAMRLDRQCAPKVQEATDRAKLLPGHVFLAPGGTQHLEITADLRCRLKTADRVNGHCPSVDVLFQSVAKACKANAIGVILTGMGKDGAAGLLSMRQAGAKTYGQSEASCIVYGMPKAAFEMGAVERQLPLDKLASAIIVETSKYKNH; encoded by the coding sequence ATGAAGAAAGTAAAAGTCCTTGTGGTCGACGATTCATCGACGATGCGAGGGCTAATCGCAACGGCGTTGACCAAAGATCCCGATATCGAAGTCGTCGGGCAGGCTGAAGATCCAATTCAGGCGCGTCAGGCCATCAAAGCGCTCAATCCTGACGTCATCACGCTCGATGTCGAGATGCCTAACATGAACGGTCTCGATTTTCTCGAGAAGATCATGCGTCTGCGGCCGATGCCGGTGATCATGGTCTCGACGCTGACGGGCCGAGGCGCCGATGAGACGATTCAGGCCCTCGAAATCGGCGCCGTCGATTGTATCGAGAAGCCGCGTCCCGGCAACGAGCACAGCTTCGAGGAGCTTCCGTACAAGGTCAAGATCGCGGCGTCAGCGCGTGTCCGTCCGCTCGTCAAATCGGACATCCATGCGCCGGAGGCTTCAAATGCCCGTGCGCCGCATGAGTCCTATCAACCCGATGGCCGCATCGTCGCCATCGGTGCTTCGACGGGCGGCGTCGAAGCGCTCATGGCGCTCCTTTCCCAGTTTCCTGAAAATTGTCCGCCGACCGTCATCACGCAGCATATGCCGCCGACGTTCACGCGCAGCTTTGCAATGCGACTCGACAGGCAGTGTGCGCCGAAAGTTCAAGAAGCGACCGACCGGGCTAAGCTTCTTCCCGGACACGTTTTCCTTGCACCGGGCGGTACGCAGCACCTTGAAATCACGGCGGACCTTCGCTGCCGATTGAAGACTGCCGACCGCGTCAACGGTCACTGCCCATCGGTTGACGTTCTTTTTCAGTCTGTTGCGAAGGCCTGCAAAGCCAACGCAATTGGCGTCATCCTGACCGGCATGGGTAAAGACGGCGCCGCCGGCCTGCTCTCGATGCGCCAGGCAGGCGCAAAGACCTACGGACAAAGCGAGGCCAGCTGCATCGTCTACGGCATGCCCAAAGCCGCTTTTGAAATGGGCGCCGTGGAAAGGCAACTCCCGCTCGATAAATTGGCTTCGGCCATCATTGTAGAAACGTCCAAGTACAAGAATCACTAG
- a CDS encoding response regulator, which produces MPAMQQLSILVVDDTSVSRALLTDGLDQIGLKSFKVAKDGEEGLKMMMTAPCHLVISDFNMPKIDGIQLLRALRQHAPTSKVGFILVTGKGDKALIDEGKKWGLNNFLAKPFSVPQLKTCIEAVVGKLT; this is translated from the coding sequence ATGCCTGCAATGCAGCAATTATCGATTCTGGTTGTCGACGATACGTCGGTCAGCCGAGCGCTTCTGACGGACGGACTCGATCAGATCGGATTGAAGTCGTTCAAGGTTGCGAAGGATGGCGAAGAAGGCCTGAAGATGATGATGACGGCACCCTGCCATCTCGTTATCTCAGACTTCAACATGCCGAAAATCGATGGCATTCAGCTTCTTCGCGCGCTCCGCCAGCATGCCCCAACAAGCAAGGTTGGCTTCATTCTAGTGACGGGCAAAGGCGACAAAGCGCTGATTGATGAAGGCAAGAAGTGGGGGCTCAACAACTTTCTCGCAAAGCCCTTTTCGGTCCCGCAATTGAAGACCTGCATCGAGGCCGTGGTTGGTAAGCTGACATGA
- a CDS encoding chemotaxis protein CheD (catalyzes the conversion of glutamine residues to glutamate on methyl-accepting chemotaxis receptors), protein MTTASTAEKRVHIIQGEFFVTDDRNVMVTTILGSCVAACIRDPLAGVGGINHFLLPGELGSTQQAERMGVHLMELLVNGLLKAGARRDRLEAKVFGGARTVRSRSDIGKNNADFAMRFLKAEGITYVGGSTGGAQGRRIQYWPVSGRARQILLTGPTEIERPVKLPVASLVDNAGELELF, encoded by the coding sequence ATGACTACCGCGTCCACGGCGGAAAAGCGGGTCCACATCATCCAGGGCGAGTTCTTCGTCACTGACGACCGCAATGTGATGGTGACGACGATCCTTGGATCGTGTGTGGCGGCGTGCATTCGCGATCCGCTGGCGGGTGTCGGTGGGATCAATCACTTTCTGCTGCCGGGCGAGCTTGGGAGCACGCAGCAGGCCGAACGCATGGGCGTCCATCTTATGGAGCTGCTCGTGAACGGACTGCTGAAAGCCGGCGCACGACGCGATCGCCTCGAAGCCAAGGTGTTCGGTGGGGCACGAACAGTGCGATCACGCTCCGACATCGGCAAGAACAACGCCGACTTCGCGATGCGCTTTCTCAAGGCCGAAGGCATCACCTACGTCGGCGGCAGCACTGGAGGTGCGCAGGGGCGGAGAATTCAGTATTGGCCGGTTTCCGGCCGCGCGCGGCAAATCCTGCTGACTGGGCCGACGGAGATCGAACGGCCGGTGAAACTGCCGGTTGCCTCGCTCGTCGACAATGCTGGCGAACTCGAACTTTTTTAG
- a CDS encoding protein-glutamate O-methyltransferase CheR: MTPEPRGSSAAPSGALVTGEFAFSDANFREIARIAKEEAGIDLPQSKATLVYSRLAKRLRALGISTFSDYCAAVRENDDERNSMIAALTTNVTRFFREPHHFEHLRAQIIAPLADAARRGKRVRLWSAACSSGQEPYSMALTVLSVLPEAASLDIRILATDLNPHVVARGKTACYQKEELQDIPSNLRSKWFEAAPGGDNSIMRVAEEARSLVSFRELNLMGSWPFHGPFDAIFCRNVVIYFDRETQSAIWGRLARMLRDDGALYIGHSERVAGPAAAVLMADGITTYRKKGGKTS, encoded by the coding sequence ATGACGCCGGAGCCGCGAGGATCTTCTGCGGCGCCGTCAGGCGCCCTCGTGACGGGAGAGTTTGCATTTTCCGATGCAAACTTCCGCGAGATCGCGCGCATCGCCAAGGAAGAAGCGGGTATCGACCTGCCGCAGTCGAAGGCAACCCTCGTTTATTCGCGTCTGGCCAAGCGTCTGCGCGCCCTCGGCATCTCGACATTTTCCGACTATTGCGCCGCTGTTCGTGAAAATGACGACGAGCGCAACAGCATGATCGCTGCGCTAACGACCAACGTCACGCGATTCTTCCGCGAACCCCATCATTTCGAGCATCTCCGCGCTCAAATCATCGCGCCACTGGCCGATGCCGCGCGCCGCGGCAAACGCGTTCGGCTATGGTCGGCGGCCTGCTCCAGTGGCCAGGAACCCTATTCGATGGCTCTGACGGTGCTATCCGTGCTCCCGGAGGCCGCGTCTCTCGATATCCGTATTCTGGCGACCGATCTTAATCCGCACGTCGTAGCTCGTGGTAAGACGGCTTGCTATCAGAAAGAAGAACTGCAGGACATTCCGTCTAACCTTCGGAGCAAGTGGTTCGAAGCGGCGCCTGGTGGCGATAACAGCATCATGCGCGTCGCAGAGGAAGCACGCTCGCTCGTGTCGTTCCGCGAACTCAATCTGATGGGGTCGTGGCCGTTTCACGGACCGTTCGACGCGATCTTCTGTCGAAACGTCGTGATCTATTTCGATCGCGAAACGCAAAGCGCGATCTGGGGACGATTGGCGCGCATGTTGCGAGACGATGGCGCACTTTACATCGGTCATTCCGAACGTGTCGCAGGCCCTGCCGCCGCAGTGCTGATGGCTGACGGCATCACGACCTATCGTAAGAAAGGCGGCAAGACGTCATGA
- a CDS encoding flagellar biosynthetic protein FliR, whose translation MTELTHQTLLVPFIVFCRVGACFMVLPGISSERIPVQLRLFAAIAVALAITPLVFDVVQPAATETSGNLLSLIGIETLTGILLGFLVRVLFLALEFAATAMANLAGYGSIFSHSVDNNDPSSPFSSMVTMPAVALFFMTDQHINVIRMLQNSYVGLKVGTAIASPPNLQLIVSNIDTAFRLTIQLSAALVVYSITVNLAFGFLNKMVPQIPIYFVSTPFVLLGGLVILLQIDKSVLEIFASLVSQAIQNIGQYG comes from the coding sequence ATGACGGAACTGACGCATCAAACGCTGCTCGTTCCGTTTATCGTATTCTGCCGTGTCGGCGCTTGTTTCATGGTCTTGCCCGGCATTTCGAGCGAGCGCATTCCAGTGCAGCTTCGTCTCTTCGCGGCGATCGCTGTCGCGCTTGCGATAACGCCCTTGGTGTTTGACGTGGTCCAGCCGGCCGCGACGGAAACGTCCGGCAATCTCCTTTCGTTGATCGGCATCGAAACTCTGACCGGCATTCTTCTGGGCTTCCTTGTGCGCGTTCTATTCCTAGCGCTCGAGTTTGCGGCGACGGCGATGGCAAACCTTGCGGGCTATGGCTCGATCTTCTCGCATTCCGTCGACAACAACGATCCCTCGTCACCCTTCAGCTCAATGGTGACGATGCCGGCCGTGGCTCTGTTCTTTATGACGGACCAGCACATCAACGTCATTCGCATGCTGCAGAACTCATATGTCGGGCTCAAAGTCGGCACGGCGATTGCCTCGCCCCCCAACCTGCAATTGATCGTCTCGAATATCGATACGGCCTTCCGCCTCACGATTCAGCTCAGCGCGGCACTCGTCGTCTATTCGATCACGGTCAATTTGGCTTTCGGCTTCCTGAACAAGATGGTGCCGCAGATCCCGATCTACTTCGTGTCTACGCCGTTCGTCCTGCTCGGTGGTCTCGTTATTCTTCTGCAGATCGACAAATCCGTATTGGAAATTTTCGCATCCCTCGTCTCTCAAGCTATCCAGAATATCGGTCAATATGGCTAG
- a CDS encoding response regulator — MTQTILTVDDSRTMRDMLRMALAEAGYNVLQAEDGVHGLEVLQTATPDVIVTDINMPKMDGFGLIEAVRKDSRYRRVPILVLTTESDAAKKMRAKEAGATGWIVKPFEPTKLIAAIRRVAA, encoded by the coding sequence ATGACACAGACAATACTCACCGTCGACGACTCTCGAACCATGCGTGACATGTTGCGAATGGCGCTGGCCGAAGCGGGATACAACGTCCTGCAGGCTGAAGACGGTGTCCACGGTCTCGAAGTCCTGCAGACGGCGACACCTGACGTCATCGTCACCGATATCAACATGCCGAAGATGGACGGTTTTGGATTGATAGAAGCCGTTCGCAAGGACAGCCGTTATCGCCGCGTTCCGATTCTCGTCCTGACGACCGAGAGCGATGCCGCCAAAAAGATGCGCGCTAAGGAAGCCGGAGCCACGGGGTGGATCGTCAAGCCCTTCGAACCCACGAAGTTGATCGCAGCCATTCGGCGCGTCGCGGCATAA
- a CDS encoding STAS domain-containing protein: MARKRAQPARAKAAKAGQRKAPAAKATQGAVLSEETETSVAALPEATIPEPLVLPETLDSACAMSVRNMLLERRGSPLVIDAGQVRRTGMQAVQILIAAARTWQADGHSYAVTNPSSEFLDTITLVGLTREQIFLEGMAG, translated from the coding sequence ATGGCACGAAAGAGGGCACAACCGGCACGCGCGAAGGCCGCTAAAGCCGGCCAGCGCAAAGCACCGGCAGCGAAAGCGACGCAAGGGGCGGTGCTGAGCGAGGAGACGGAAACGTCGGTCGCAGCTCTTCCCGAAGCAACGATTCCTGAGCCATTGGTGCTGCCGGAAACACTCGATTCGGCGTGTGCGATGTCGGTGAGAAACATGCTGTTGGAACGCCGCGGTTCGCCGTTGGTCATCGATGCCGGGCAGGTGCGCCGAACGGGTATGCAGGCCGTCCAGATCTTGATCGCGGCAGCAAGGACTTGGCAGGCTGACGGGCATAGCTATGCGGTAACGAATCCCAGCAGCGAGTTTCTCGACACGATCACACTTGTCGGACTGACGCGCGAGCAGATCTTTCTCGAAGGAATGGCCGGATGA
- a CDS encoding chemotaxis protein CheA — MTVDTMAAIRQTFFQECEEQLSEMETGLLAMDEGNADSETVNAVFRAVHSIKGGAGAFKLTALVQFAHTFETALDHVRSGKLAPTADVMKPMLRAADVLADLVEASRDGRDIDESSYAAVAAEVKALTAANEEEDVEEVIDFQPSVIAFEMPAIATEPEAPPLHEYRIRFVPRPELYANGNEAALIIRELSRLGSIEVSCDATVVPDLETIEAEGAYLAWNIKLSSHEPIEAVREVFEFVDGEAEINIETDGQPGVSDADIAALLAKALGSSSAPEAEASAAEIPDAGFKAAVPQSELQANTPAEPVAAPEPAPQAAQATETPKAAAVPAQTTIRVEFDRVDRLINLVGELVINQAMLSQRVVEANLAGSSSIVIGLEELEQLTREIQESVMAIRAQPVKPLFQRMSRIVREVADATGKEVRLKTEGEATEVDKTVVERLAEPLTHMIRNAVDHGIESPEARIAAGKPPEGTIRLSAAHRSGRIVIEISDDGAGIDRPKVRASAIKKGLISPDVQLSDNDIDNLLFLPGFSTAATISSISGRGVGMDVVKRSIVALGGRIAISSRPGQGSTFSMSLPLTLAVLDGMAVSVAGQTLVVPLTAIVETLKPKKAELHGLGKDGRVMSIRNTFVPLIDVGTQLGFRDTPADPENSVAILVETDGGTRNALLVDSIQDQRQVVIKSLETNYGTVAGIAAATILGDGRVALILDVDALLTSSFDNLRSDDLRYGTGG, encoded by the coding sequence ATGACCGTCGATACGATGGCCGCTATCCGCCAGACTTTCTTCCAGGAGTGCGAGGAGCAACTCTCCGAAATGGAGACCGGCCTGCTCGCTATGGACGAGGGCAATGCGGATTCAGAAACAGTCAATGCCGTCTTTCGGGCGGTACATTCGATCAAGGGCGGTGCCGGCGCATTCAAGCTGACTGCGCTCGTACAGTTCGCACACACGTTTGAAACGGCACTCGATCACGTTCGCAGTGGTAAGCTGGCGCCGACGGCGGATGTGATGAAGCCGATGCTCCGTGCCGCCGATGTCCTGGCCGATCTTGTGGAAGCTTCGCGCGACGGCAGAGACATCGACGAATCGTCGTATGCGGCAGTCGCTGCCGAGGTCAAGGCGCTGACGGCCGCCAACGAAGAAGAGGACGTTGAAGAAGTCATAGACTTCCAGCCGTCGGTTATCGCTTTCGAGATGCCGGCGATAGCGACAGAGCCGGAAGCTCCGCCGCTGCACGAATATCGCATTCGGTTTGTGCCGCGCCCCGAGCTTTATGCCAATGGCAACGAAGCGGCGCTCATCATTCGGGAATTATCCCGTCTCGGCAGCATCGAAGTTTCGTGCGATGCAACGGTCGTTCCCGACCTCGAAACCATCGAGGCCGAAGGCGCCTATCTCGCCTGGAATATCAAGCTTTCATCGCATGAACCCATCGAGGCCGTTCGCGAAGTCTTCGAATTTGTGGACGGCGAAGCGGAAATCAACATCGAGACGGATGGTCAGCCCGGCGTTTCCGACGCCGACATAGCTGCGCTGCTCGCCAAGGCGCTTGGAAGCTCATCCGCACCGGAAGCTGAAGCGTCCGCCGCGGAAATACCGGACGCGGGATTCAAAGCCGCTGTGCCGCAATCGGAACTGCAAGCAAACACGCCTGCAGAGCCGGTCGCCGCGCCTGAACCTGCTCCTCAGGCCGCGCAGGCGACGGAAACCCCAAAAGCGGCTGCCGTTCCGGCCCAGACCACGATCCGAGTCGAGTTCGACCGCGTCGATCGCCTGATCAATCTCGTTGGCGAGCTCGTGATCAATCAGGCGATGCTGTCGCAACGCGTGGTCGAGGCAAACCTCGCAGGATCGTCGTCGATCGTCATCGGCCTTGAGGAGCTCGAGCAGCTGACGCGCGAAATCCAGGAAAGCGTAATGGCGATCCGCGCTCAGCCGGTGAAGCCGTTGTTCCAGCGCATGTCGCGCATTGTTCGCGAAGTAGCGGATGCGACCGGCAAGGAGGTTCGCCTCAAGACGGAGGGCGAAGCCACTGAGGTCGACAAGACGGTTGTCGAGCGACTCGCCGAGCCTCTGACGCACATGATCCGCAACGCGGTGGATCACGGCATTGAATCGCCGGAAGCCCGCATTGCTGCGGGGAAGCCGCCAGAAGGAACCATTCGCTTGAGCGCGGCACATCGCTCGGGCCGGATCGTGATCGAAATATCCGACGATGGTGCCGGTATCGACCGTCCGAAGGTGCGTGCCTCGGCAATCAAGAAGGGCTTGATATCGCCTGACGTGCAACTGTCCGATAACGACATCGACAATCTGCTGTTCTTGCCGGGCTTCTCGACCGCCGCAACCATATCGAGCATTTCCGGTCGTGGTGTCGGCATGGACGTGGTCAAGCGTTCGATCGTTGCGCTTGGCGGGCGCATCGCCATTTCTTCGCGGCCGGGACAAGGTTCGACCTTCTCAATGAGTTTGCCGCTGACGCTGGCGGTCCTCGACGGCATGGCCGTCTCTGTTGCCGGTCAGACGCTCGTCGTGCCGCTCACCGCCATCGTCGAGACGTTGAAGCCGAAGAAGGCCGAGCTTCACGGACTTGGCAAAGACGGCCGGGTGATGTCGATCCGGAACACGTTCGTTCCTCTCATCGACGTAGGCACCCAGCTCGGATTTCGCGATACGCCGGCCGATCCCGAAAACAGTGTCGCGATCCTGGTCGAAACCGACGGCGGCACGCGCAATGCTCTTCTCGTCGATTCGATCCAGGATCAACGCCAGGTCGTCATCAAAAGCCTTGAGACGAACTATGGGACGGTTGCTGGAATCGCAGCTGCAACCATTCTCGGAGACGGCCGCGTCGCGCTCATTCTCGATGTGGACGCCTTGCTTACCAGCTCGTTCGATAACCTTCGAAGCGATGATCTGCGCTACGGGACAGGAGGATAA
- a CDS encoding chemotaxis protein CheW, protein MQDGSSPANNVNREFVAFRVGDQEFCIDIMGVREIRGWTQATPLPHAPPYVRGVINLRGAVLPIVDLAMRFGLGLTEPTPRSVIIVVQVHQQVIGLLVDAVSDILTVSEAAMQPTPDIASGLAKTFVKGVYPVDGRMISIVALDCVLPISEKAAA, encoded by the coding sequence ATGCAAGACGGAAGCTCCCCCGCCAACAACGTCAATCGCGAGTTCGTCGCGTTTCGCGTCGGCGATCAGGAATTCTGTATCGACATTATGGGCGTGCGCGAAATTCGGGGCTGGACGCAGGCCACGCCGCTGCCCCATGCGCCGCCCTATGTTCGCGGCGTCATCAATCTGCGCGGCGCGGTATTGCCGATCGTCGATCTCGCGATGCGCTTCGGACTGGGCCTGACCGAACCTACGCCCCGGAGTGTCATCATTGTCGTTCAAGTCCACCAGCAGGTCATCGGTCTTCTCGTTGACGCCGTGTCGGATATCCTAACGGTCTCCGAAGCTGCAATGCAGCCGACACCGGATATCGCTTCGGGCCTTGCAAAGACGTTTGTGAAGGGCGTGTATCCTGTTGACGGGCGCATGATCAGCATCGTGGCATTGGATTGTGTTCTGCCAATCAGCGAAAAGGCTGCTGCATGA
- the flhA gene encoding flagellar biosynthesis protein FlhA: protein MAATKTAAQGGIDLGLGQRDAGLAVGIVGILTILFLPLPAFMMDLGLALSIALAIVILMVSLWIRRPLEFSAFPTILLIATLLRLSLNVATTRLILSQGAEGPGAAGHVIAGFAQFVMGGNFVIGIIVFIILVTVNFVVITKGATRIAEVGARFTLDSLPGKQMAVDADLSSGSIDEKEAIRRRKELEEESQFFGAMDGASKFVRGDAIAGLIITAVNIFGGIIIGITQHDMPFENAVDTFVKLSVGDGLVTQMPALIVSLAAGLLVSKGATQGSTEGVIVSQLGNYPRALMVAGGVMSILALAPGLPLLPFAAIGGLLTFISVGQLRQKAAAERTAEQAKDAAQVPSADEQSRQSIRDQLKTTEIEICFGKQISTVLMRPTGDLPQRVAKMRRKFAKQYGFVVPEIRLSEDLSVPTKSYQIKVHGTVVASAELRLGDVLVVVGDGPKPEAPGDETREPAFGMKAFWIPDIFTNALKRDGFVPVENTSVLLTHVAEVIRNSLAQLFSYRDLRALLERLDPEYRKLLDEICPTQISYSGLQSVLKMLLAERVSIRNLHLILEAVAEIAPFTRKAEQISEHVRMRLSTQICGDLSEGNYLKVVRLGNKWELAFHQALKRDAKGEVVEFDIEPRLIEQFGTDLARVVQPLMDAGHQFVLVTAAETRPYVHTVTERLYGTLPVLSHLEISRGVQIQSLGAIS from the coding sequence ATGGCTGCGACGAAAACCGCTGCTCAGGGTGGCATCGATTTAGGCTTGGGTCAGCGCGATGCCGGCCTGGCTGTCGGCATCGTCGGCATCCTGACCATTCTCTTTCTGCCGCTCCCTGCCTTCATGATGGACCTGGGGTTGGCGCTTTCGATTGCGCTGGCCATTGTCATCTTGATGGTTTCGTTGTGGATACGACGTCCGCTGGAGTTCTCGGCGTTTCCGACGATTCTTCTTATCGCGACGCTGCTGCGATTGTCGCTCAACGTTGCGACGACCCGGCTTATTCTTTCGCAGGGCGCCGAGGGGCCGGGCGCGGCCGGACACGTGATCGCCGGTTTCGCTCAGTTCGTCATGGGCGGCAATTTCGTTATCGGCATCATCGTCTTCATCATTCTGGTAACGGTGAATTTCGTCGTCATCACCAAGGGCGCAACGCGTATCGCCGAAGTCGGCGCTCGTTTCACCCTCGACTCGCTGCCCGGCAAGCAGATGGCCGTCGACGCCGACTTGTCGTCTGGCTCGATCGACGAAAAAGAAGCCATCCGCCGACGCAAGGAACTGGAAGAGGAAAGCCAGTTTTTTGGCGCCATGGACGGCGCTTCGAAGTTCGTGCGCGGTGATGCCATCGCTGGCCTCATCATTACGGCCGTCAATATCTTCGGCGGTATCATCATCGGCATAACGCAACACGACATGCCGTTTGAAAACGCCGTCGATACCTTCGTCAAGTTGTCCGTCGGCGACGGCCTCGTCACGCAGATGCCGGCTCTCATCGTTTCGCTCGCGGCCGGCCTTCTGGTCTCAAAAGGCGCGACACAGGGATCGACAGAAGGCGTCATCGTCAGCCAGCTCGGCAACTATCCGCGCGCGCTGATGGTGGCTGGCGGCGTCATGTCCATCCTCGCGTTGGCGCCAGGTCTGCCGCTGCTGCCGTTTGCAGCCATCGGTGGTCTGCTTACCTTTATCAGCGTGGGGCAGCTACGACAGAAAGCAGCCGCGGAGCGCACTGCGGAGCAGGCGAAAGACGCTGCACAGGTCCCGTCGGCCGATGAGCAATCGAGGCAATCCATCCGGGATCAGCTCAAGACCACCGAAATCGAGATCTGCTTTGGCAAGCAAATCTCAACGGTTCTTATGCGTCCGACCGGCGACCTGCCGCAGCGCGTCGCCAAGATGCGTCGGAAGTTCGCGAAGCAATATGGGTTCGTCGTTCCGGAAATCCGTCTCTCGGAAGACCTGTCTGTGCCGACGAAAAGCTATCAGATCAAAGTTCACGGCACGGTCGTCGCAAGCGCCGAGCTTCGTCTCGGCGACGTGCTTGTCGTCGTCGGCGATGGTCCGAAGCCGGAAGCCCCAGGTGACGAGACGCGCGAACCGGCGTTCGGCATGAAGGCCTTCTGGATTCCGGATATATTCACCAACGCGCTTAAACGCGATGGCTTCGTGCCGGTTGAAAATACATCGGTGTTGCTGACGCACGTGGCGGAAGTCATCCGCAACAGCCTCGCGCAGCTGTTCTCATATCGTGATCTCCGGGCGCTGCTCGAGCGCCTCGATCCGGAATATCGCAAGCTGCTCGATGAAATCTGCCCGACGCAAATCTCATATTCCGGACTGCAGAGCGTTCTTAAAATGCTCCTCGCCGAACGCGTTTCGATCCGGAATCTGCATCTCATCCTCGAAGCCGTCGCCGAGATCGCGCCGTTTACGCGCAAGGCCGAGCAGATCTCCGAGCATGTTCGCATGCGGCTTTCGACGCAGATTTGCGGCGATCTCAGCGAAGGCAACTATCTCAAGGTCGTGCGCCTTGGGAACAAATGGGAACTCGCGTTCCATCAGGCATTGAAGCGCGACGCCAAAGGCGAAGTCGTCGAATTCGATATCGAGCCGCGTCTGATCGAGCAATTTGGAACAGATTTGGCTCGCGTCGTACAGCCGCTCATGGATGCCGGACATCAATTCGTGCTCGTGACCGCGGCCGAAACGCGTCCATATGTTCATACCGTTACCGAGCGCCTCTACGGCACGCTGCCTGTTCTTTCGCATTTGGAAATCAGCCGGGGCGTCCAGATCCAGTCGCTCGGCGCGATCTCATGA
- a CDS encoding rod-binding protein → MSSIPPVSAADQAIWAAKQSVRLTSANNGQTATSSTQVPPNDARQKKLKEVGQQFEALYLRQMLEEWLPKDSEALFGEGTAGSIWRSMLADHMATTLSKSGTIGIAQMIMKHEPDGSKGK, encoded by the coding sequence ATGTCGAGCATCCCACCCGTTTCAGCAGCAGATCAGGCTATTTGGGCCGCGAAACAGAGCGTTCGGCTGACGTCGGCGAACAATGGCCAGACTGCGACTTCGTCGACCCAAGTCCCGCCGAACGACGCACGGCAGAAAAAGCTCAAGGAAGTGGGCCAGCAATTCGAGGCGCTCTATCTCCGACAGATGCTTGAGGAATGGCTGCCGAAGGATTCCGAAGCGTTGTTTGGGGAAGGCACTGCGGGTTCGATATGGCGTTCCATGCTGGCAGACCATATGGCGACGACGCTGTCCAAATCGGGGACGATCGGAATTGCTCAAATGATAATGAAGCACGAGCCTGATGGCTCGAAAGGAAAGTAG